GGTCACGGGCTGCGTTATCCAGACGTAACGGGAGGGCTGAGTTCTCAAAAAACGATACCAGACCCCGCCTCCCACAATCCCCGCTATGATAAGCAAAACGAAAAGCCTTTTTATGGTTTTCACGAGACACTTCCTCCTCCTGATTTCAGCCCCTGATTTTCAGCTTCCGTAAATCACAGAACGTCCCACATCGGTTCCAGCAGGCAGAATATCACGGCGACGCAAAAAATAATCGCCAGCAACAGCCTTTCCCAATCTATATTATTCATCTTTTTCCAAAACATTTTCACGACGGACACTCCTCCCGTTTCCTTTTTCATCATCGTCAGCATCGTCGCCATTCATCGGCAGCGCCATCATCCATCGCGAAAAGTGTACGTTTTCCCCGCGAAAAGCACATTGTATTTTTGTGCGAACGCCGGATTGTATAAATGTCCAGGACAATCACAGGCCAATTAACGCCGTCTGTATTATAATAACCTCTACAGTTCATTATTCTTATATCGTATCATTATTATTTAATTCAAAGGAGGAAATGTCCATGATTCTTGTCGTTGTGTCCTACGTAAAACCCATCGGAGAAGTGGAACGTTTCGTGACGGAGCATCGGGCGTATCTGACAAAATATATGGAATCCCGTCAGATCGTGCTCTTCGGCAGACGCACGCCTCCCATCGGCGGCGTCATCCTCTTCAACGTCAACAGTGCCGAAGAAGTGGACGCCATCATGAAGAAAGATCCGTTTTACCTGAACGGCATTTCAAAGTACGAGCTGATCGACTTCACTCCCTCCAAAATCGACGAAAGAATTGCGGGCATTCTGAACAAAACATAACTTTAAAATGGAACAGGGGGCTTGATGGTTTTGGTGGAAATTGACGTTTTGTACTACGGTTTTCCGGGGAAAGCCAGCAACACTTTTCTGGGGTGGAGCACAATCGCCCTTCTGAAGGGAAAGGATCGCCTGTGCCTTGTGGACACGGGGGGACACGGCGCCCGGCTGTGGCTTCTGGAGGCGCTGAAAGAACGGCATCTCTCCTGCGACGACATCGACTCCGTGTTCCTGACCCATCTGCATTTCGACCACATCGCCAGCGTCGGACTGTTTCCTCACGCCACGTTCTACACCGGAAAAGTGGAGTGGGACTACGCCAACACCACGCAGGATCCCGTGGTGCAGGAGGGTGTCCTGCCCCTGCTGCGGGTATTCCGGAAGGTCCTTCTGGAAAAGGACGGGGAGGAGATTCTGCCGGGAGTTACGTTCTGTCACACGCCGGGACACACTCCGGGCTGCGGCTCGCTGGTGGTGGACAACCCCGAGGGGCGGACGGTCATATCGGGGGACGCCGTCAAAAACCGCGCGGAGCTCAGGACGGGAAGCGTGGGCATGACCCAGGCCGCGGAGGTGAGCCGGAAGAGCATCGAAAAGGTCCGAAGCATCGCCCGGTACGTGCTGCCGGGACACGACTGCCGCCTGCGCATCGAGGGCAGCGAGGTCATTCCCGAGGGGAACAACGACATCACCATCACGTTTCCGGAGGGGATCAGCATCGGAGGCAAAAGCGTCATCCAGCTTCACCTGGACGACTGACGGAAATTCCAGAAGAGCGGGGCGCATCCCCTTCGCTCTTCCGGTGAATAATCGTGATCATAATTAAAATTAAGGAAAATTAAGATAAGAAAGGAGAAGTGACGGGTTATGGAGCTTTTGGGTTTCGGCGAGTATTTTGTGGTGTTCATCGGTCCGCTGATTCCACCGCTGCTGGTGATTTACTGGTTCCTCACCAGCAAAAAAGGAGGGACCGATAAATGAGCGGCGTCGTCGTTGGACTCATTCTGTATTTCGCGATCACCATCGGCATCAGCTACCTTTCCAACCGTATGCGTCCCATCGACAGCCAGGGCGACTACATCGTGGGGAAGGGCTTCGGGAGCATCGTCAGCGGCTTCGCCACGGCCTCCACTCTGGCCAGCGGCTACGCCTTCATCGGACTGGTGGGGCTGGGCTACCACATGGGCTTCCTGTCCCTTTACCAGGCCATTCTGGCGCCTTTCTGCGACTTCCTCTGCTGGCGCTTCATCGCCCCCAGGGTCAAGAGGCTGTCCACGAAGCACAAGTCCATGACCACGGTGGACCTTCTGGCCTCTCTTCGGGGAGATCCCACGGGGCTCATCCGCATCCTCAGCGGACTCATCGTCTCCGTGTTCATGTTCGCCTACCTGGGCTCCAACATCATCGCGGCGGGCAAGGCGGCCATCGCCCTCCGGATCGACTACATGACGGCGATCATCGGCTCCTCGCTTCTCGTGATGCTCTACGTGGTTTATGGAGGCGTGACGGCGGCCTACTGGGCCGAAGCGTTCCAGGGCGTGCTCATGGTGGGCATGTGCCTCCTGATGCCCATAGCCGCCGTCACCCATCTGGGCGGGGTCAGCGAGTTCATCCGCAAGCTGCATTCCATTGATCCCCTGCTGGTCTCCTGGTCCGGAGGGAAAATGGGGTGGCCGCTCTTCGCGGCGCTATGGCTCTGGGGCGGAGTGGCCATCGGCTTTTTGGGACAGCCTCAGGGTCTGCAAAAGTTCATCGCCATCGAGTCCGAAGAAAAAATACCCGGAGCGGCGCTGATCGCCATCCTTTTCAACACCATCCGGCAGTATTTCCCGCTGATTCTCGGCCTTTGCTGCCGCATCCTCTTCCCCGCCATGCCGGACGCCGAGCTGGCCACGCCCACGTTCATCTACGAGTTTTTCCCCAACTTCATGGGGGGGCTGATGCTGGCCGCGGTTTTCGCCGCCATCATGTCGACGAACTCCTCCCTGCTCCTTCAGGGCACGGCTGAGATTTCCGTCAACGTGCTGCGGAAGGGCTTCTTCAAAAACGTGGTGAAGAGCGAGGCCTTTTATAAAAACTTCAGCCGGCTCTGCACGGGGATATTCGGCGTCGTGGCGTTCATTCTGGCCTTCATGGAGGTGGACTCCGTGTTCAGCCTGAACCAGCTGGCCTGGGCCGGGCTCGCGGCCTCCTTCGGGCCGGCGCTGATCCTGGCCATCTACTGGAAAAAGACCACGCATCAGGGAATCCTGATAGGAATCCTGGGCGGCTCCATCATCACTTTCCTCTGGTATAACGGAGGCAAGCCCTTCTTCGGCCTGCACCAGGGACCGCCCTCGTTCGTGATCACAGGCGTCCTTATCGTTCTGGTGAGCCTCCTGACTTACAGAGAAACTCCGGCGGCGGCCGAAAAGTGAACCTTCGACGCCCGGGCAGAAGTAAAATCCGCGCCGCGAAATTTTTTCCCTTCGCGGCGCTTCCTGTTGTTTTTTTCCTTTTTGTCCTTCTCTTCGCCGGCCTCACGCTCTTTTCCGCCCCCGGCGAGGCGGCGTGGAACGAGGAAAATCTGGAGCGGATTCCCAGGGATCGGGAGGCCTTTTCGTTTGTCGTCCTGGGGGACACCCAGGGGCCGAACTCGAAGTTTCCCAGAGTGCTTCCCGCAATTCTGAAAGAAAAGGACCTGCTTTTCGCCTTCGACCTGGGAGATCTGGTGGACTACGCCACGGAAGCGGAGTACGAGGACACCTTTTTCCGCCACGTCCGGGGACTTTCTCTGCCTTTCCTCACCTGCGCCAGCAATCACGATCACTTCAAATCCAAAAACGCGGCGCTCTACTCCCGGCTTTTCGGCTCCCCCCACTATTACGCCTTTCAGGTGGGGAGCACCTCTTTCATCGTGCTGGATAACGGCCAGGACTGGTCCCTCACGGAAGAGCAGTTCCTCTGGCTGGAGGGCGAGCTGGAAAAATCCCGCGCCTCCGCCCGCCGTTTCCTGATGATGCATCGCCCCCTGGCCGATCCCAGGCCCAACAGAAAAAACCTTCACGACATGAGCGGCAAACCGGAGAACGTCCGCCGCCTGAACGCGCTTGCGGACAAATACGGCGTCACAATGATTTTCACCGGGCACATCCACTCGTTTTACACCGGCAGATGGGGACAAACGCCCTTTATCATCACGGGAGGAGGGGGCGGCGGCCTTTACGACCGAGGCACTCCCGCCTCGTTCCACCATTACATGCGGGTGGACGTCCTCCCCGACGGACGGGTCAAATACAGCGCCGTAAAAGTCGACGTCAACGTCAAAGTCAATGTGAAAAATCAAAAATAACGGGGAAATTCCCCCGGTGAAAAACCCTGCCGCAAACCATGCCGCGGCAAACAATGCTATGATTGAGTACAGCTGTGAAAAAGGATGGCCGAAATGGATATAAAATCTGTGGAAGCTCGAAGCCGCAACATGGCGAGGATCAAAAGCGAACGGACAGCGCCCGAGATGTTCATTCGCTCCCATTTTCACAGGCGGGGTCTGCGTTACCGGGCGAACTTCAAAGAAACGCCGGGAAAGCCCGACCTGTATTTCCCCGGCCGCCGGGTGGCGGTGTTCGTCCACGGATGTTACTGGCACCGGCATCCGGGCTGCAGATACGCGTACACTCCCTCTTCCCGTCCGGAGTTCTGGCTGCCCAAACTGGAGGGGAACCGCCGGCGGGATCTGGAGGTGCTGCAAGAGCTGAAGACGCGGGGAATCCGGGTCCTTATCGTCTGGGAGTGCACCGTCCGCCGCATGATGAAAGATCAGGCGTTTTGCAGCGCCGCGCTGGAACGGGGGATCCGCTTCGTGCGGGACGGAACGGAGGACCTCCTGGAGCTGTAAAGCGGCGCCGATTCGCTATCGTAAAGGAGAAGGAAATGTCCAATATTTACGGGCTCATTCTGGCGGGAGGCAGCGGCGTTCGGCTGTGGCCCCGCTCCCGGGAGGAACTGCCCAAGCAGTTTCTGTCCCTGCGAAACAACGACACCCTGCTGCAGTCAACGGTGACGCGCATGCTGCGAGCCGTGCCGCTCCCGTCCCTTTACGCGGTGGCGGGAAGCCGGTGGAGCGCCCTGGTGGCCCATCAGGCCAGGGAGGTGGCCCGCGTCCGGGAGGATTTCGTCATCGAAGAACCCTCCGGGCGCAACACGGCCCCGGCCATTCTGCTGGGCTGCGGAATCCTGCGGGAGCGGGGTCTCATGGAGGACGACGTCGTCGTGGTCACCCCCAGCGACCACATCGTGGAGAACGTCGCCGCCTTCGACGCGGCCATGGACAGGGCGGTGGAAACCGCGTCCGCCGGGTACGTCGTAACCCTTGGAATCGTCCCCACCCGACCGGAAACGGGCTTCGGCTACATCAAACGGGGAGCGTCCCTCGACGGGGGGTTCGAGGTGGAGCGTTTCGTGGAGAAACCCGACGCCAAACAGGCGGAAGAGTACCTGAAAAGCGGACAGTACCTCTGGAACGGCGGGATTTTCGTTTTCACCCTCAAGACCCTCGAAAGAGAGCTGGCCCAGGCGTCTCCCGAACTTTTCGCGGAGTTTCAGAAAGGCGGAAAGTCGCTCCGGGAAAATTTCGACGCTCTGCCCTCCATTTCCTTCGACCGCGCCGTCATGGAAAAGGCCCGGCGTGTGGCCGCGGTGGAGCTGGACGCGGGGTGGTCGGACGTAGGCTCCTGGGACGCCCTGTACGACCTGCTGGAAAAGGACGACTCCCGAAACGCCGCCGTCGGAGACGTCATCCTGAAGGACAGCGCGGATTGTCTCGTGGACTCCCGCAACCGCCTGACCGCCCTCATCGACGTGAAGGATCTGATCGTGGTGGACTCGCCCGACGCCCTTCTCGTCGCACGGCGGGGCTCGTCTCAGAAGGTGCGCTCTCTCGTGGAGGGGCTGAAGACGGAGGGACGGAGAGAGGCCGTCCAGGCCCCGGAAAGCGCGCGCCCCTGGGGACTCTACAAAATCCTCTGCGAAGAGGAGCGCTTCAAGATCAAACGCATCGTCATCACGCCGGGCAAACGCCTGAGCCTCCAGTACCACCACCACCGCAGCGAACACTGGGTCGTGGTGCGGGGAACGGCCAGGGTCACCCTCGACGACGAGGTGCGGTTCATCCACGAGGGCGAAAGCGTATTCATCCCCAAAAACGTCCTCCATCGTCTGGAAAACCCTGGAAAAATCGAGCTTGAAATCGTGGAAATTCAGGGAGGCGAATACCTGGGAGAGGACGACATCGTCCGGGTGGAGGACGATTACCGGCGAGTCTGAAACAATCTGAAAAAACGGGCATGGCAATCGGGTGTATGATACAATTCGTCCGGTAAAAGAAAAGGCCTCAGGGTGAGAGGAACGATAATTTGCCGTACAGTTTTCAGAGGAGGTTATTTTTTGTAATGAAGAAACTCATAGTGGGTAAAGTTTTTGGTAACATGGCGAACCGGATGGAGAAGCGGAGCGGGCTTTGGACGAGAGTCTCCCTTATGACGGCGGCGGCGCTTCTGATTCTCCTGACGGGAAGCGCGGCGCAGGCGGCGGACACGATCGGCGTCATCAATTCCCAGGAAATCGTCAGAAGCCACCCCAAGTTCGAGGAAGTGACAAAGCAGCTTCAGCAAATCGGCCGGCAGAAGGAAAGCGAAGCCAGGGAAGCGGCGGAGAAGGAGACGGATCCCTCCAAAAAGGCTCAGGTCGTCCAGGCCAAGCGGGTGGAGCTCTCCAAAGAAGAAGAACGCCTGATGACGCCGATCTTCAAGGACTGCGAAGCGGCGGTGCGCGTTGTGGCCAAGAACAAAAAGGTGACCATCGTGCTGGAAAAGGCCTCGGTTTATTTTGGCGGACTGGACATCACTCTGGACGTTGTTCAGCAGATAAAGAGATAACAGGATAACCGTTTCGGCATAGAAATCGAAGGCTGCGCCTGTCTGCGCAGCTTTATTTTTTCATGTTTCGAGCGGAGGGAGTTTTTTATGAAGTTGTTTGTCACCGATATTGACGATACCCTTACCGTGGGAGAGACGGTTTCCGGCGAGGTTTGCCGCGCCTGCGCCCGCCTTCGGGAAGCGGGCTGGGATATCATGATCGCTACGGGCCGGACCTTCGGAATGTCGAAAAACCACATGAGGGCCATCGGCGTTACTCAGCCGGCCCTTCTTTACGACGGAGGCCGGACCATGACCCCCGCCGGACGGGAAATCCGCTCCACCCTCATGGACCCGGCTCTGACGGCGGCGCTTCTCCGCAGCCTTTGGAACGAACCCTTCGAGGTCCAGGTCGCCGGAGACGAGGTCATTTACTGCCGCGAAAGGGACGTGGAAACGATTTCGTTTTATCGTCAGGGAGGAGTGCCCGTCCGCTGCATCGAGGAGCCATTTGCCCCGGACCCCGTTTACCGGCTCGCCCTGTGGCTCCCGGCCAGTGACAGGGTCGCCGTGGAAACGCGGTTGCTCCGCTCTTTCAGCGAAGTGGAAGTTCTCTCCGGGGGAGACCGTTTTCTGGACATTCTCCCGAAAGGCGTCTCAAAGGGAGCCGCTCTGGAGCGTTTTATCGAGGATCTGCCGGAAAGGCCGGAAGTTATCGTGGCGGCCGGCGACCACAAAAACGATTTCACGATGCTAAACTGCGCGGACATCGCGGCGGTCCCCCAAAACGCGGACGCCGAAGTGCTCGCTCTGGCCGACGTCGTTTTTCCCGCGGCAGCGGAAAACGGTATCGCCGCCCTGATGGAGCGGCTTCTTTCCGGGGGAATTTTACCCTCCGGCCGCGTCGCATCCCATAACTGAGGAGGTTTTTCTTTTGATGTCAACTCTGAAATCGAGCCTGAATCTGAATACACATCTGAAAAGCGATTTAAAACTAAAACGAAACTGGACAAAAAAACTGTTCCTGGCGGTTTTCCTTTGCGCGATGCCGGCGTTTTTCCCGGCGAAAATCGCGGCCGCCGCGGACACGGTAGGAGTGATTGAGTCCCAGAAGATCCTGTACCAGCACCCGAACTTCGAACGGGTCGCCCATGAAGTGGGGAACGAAGCCCGAACCCGTGAGGCCGAGCTTCGGGCGTCCCTGGAAAAAATCACGGATCCCGAGGAAAGGCGGCGCATTCTGGAAGAGGGCGCTCTGAGCATGAAAGCGGAGGAGGCCCGGCTGATGGCCCCCATCAACAAAGAGTGTCTGGAGGCGGTCACCGCCGTGGCGAAAAAGAGAAAAATCACGGTGGTTCTGGAAAAGGACGCCGCCTACTACGGGGGGACGGACATCACCGAAGAGGTGATCGCGCAGTTAAAGGCCGCGGTCAAATAAAACGGCCCGCCCCAAACCGGCAGTGACGCCGTAACACCGGGCGACGGTTCCGGCTTCGGGACTTCGCCAATTACGCGTTTTCTTTTTGCGTTTTTTCCGGTTCCGGAGAAAAACCCCTTTTATTATTGTATTATAAGCAGGTATGAGCTTTATCAGGGAGGGGTCCGGAATGAGGAGTTCCCAGCGAAAATCGTTTCTGAAAACGTTTCTAAAAACGATGGCAGGAAGGGCTTTCTTTGTCTGTTTTTTTATTCTGGCGGCAGGGAAGGCCCTGGCGGCTGACCCGGCATCCTGGACCTGGGACGTTCTGGTCGTTCCTCCGGAGGAGGGATGGGAGAAGGAGCCGGGAATTTCCATCCGAAAAACCCTCCTCTGGCATCAGAACAGGATCTCAGAGGAGGGAGACGGCATTCTCGGGCACGATCTGCAGTTCATCTTCCTTCCGCCCGTTGACGAAGCCACCATCGACACGGGAATTTTTTCCCCGCCCCTGACCCAGGGGACGGTGGGGATATTCAGCTTCGCCCCCTCCGCCGCGGACGAACTGCTGACGGCCCAGATGCGGACCAGGGACATCCCCCTGCTGCTGGCCGGAGGAGAGGAGGCTTTCCTTTGGGAAGGGAAGCAGCTCTTTCCCAGTGTTTTTGCGCTGGACCTGTTTCGGGATTACCGTTGCAGGGCCTTTGTGGACTACGCCGCGCAAACCCAGCCTCCCTCCGCCCGCATCGGCGTAATGGGAGCCCGCTTCACTCTGAACGAGGCCCGGGAGGCTCAGATCACGCTGGACCTCCTGAGAGCGGCGAACTTCCAGCCCCTGCCCTTCTGGACCGATCCCTCCGTTTCGGATACCTTCGACATGCTGTCCCAGGAAATCCAGAACAGCAGCAACGGAATCATCATCAGCTGCGCAGGGAGAATGGCCAGCGCGGAAATCTGGCGCGGCCTGACTTTTACCCTGTCTCCCTACCGGCTCTGGTACGACGGACCGCCGGACAAATCCTTTCTTTCCTACAAAGGCATGATTTTCGCCGACCAGAACATATACCTCGACGCCCGGGGCGGTTTCGAGCAGGTCAAGCGGGACCTCTGGAGCTCCAGCGCCGTGGCGGTCGCGGACACTGTGGCGGCGGGACGGGCCAACGCTCTCGTGCTCTGGCTGACCGGAGCCCTGTCAGGTCTGAACGAGGGAAGCCCGCTGGACCTGAAAGCCCTTCTCCGCAACCTTTCCAGGGCGCGAAGCATTCCTTTCGGCAATCAGACGCTGGACATCGACCCGACGACTCATCGGCCTCTGCGGCGTCGAGTCAGCATTCTGGAAATTCGTGATCGCTCCTTTTTCGTTTTGGACAGCATTGACGTTACAGGACTGGGATACTACGAGTACTGAATAATTTGGGGGAGGAAGCCGCGTATGAAGCTGAAGCTCAGTGCAATCAGAGACCTTTTGGAAGCAGAAGTCATTAACGGGCAGGAACGTCTGGACGCGATAGAAATCGAGAAAGGATACGCGTCGGATCTTATGAGCGACGTGCTGGCCTTTGCATCGCCCGGCGTGCTGCTTCTGACCGGTCTGACCAACGTACAGATTTTCAGGACCGCTCAGATGCTGGATATTCCGTCCATCGTGTTTGTCCGGGGGAAAATGCCCTGCGACGAACTGCTGCACCTGGCTCAGGAGGCGGAGATGCCCATTCTCGTAACCTGCATGAGCATGTTCGAGTCGGCCGGACGGCTTTATAACACCGGACTCGCTCCCTGCAGCATCCCAAAACGATAGAGGCGTTTCCCGTGTCCTCCGCATATGTGGAAAGCTACGTCGTGGACGGGAACGAACTCGTCGCCATCGGTGAAGCCTCTACAAAAATCAAGGCTGTTCTCAAAATGCTGGGGATCTCCTCCGACCTCATCCGGAGGGCCGCCATCGTCGCCTACGAAGCCGAAATGAACCTGGTCATCCACGGCGGAGGCGGGAGCATGTCCCTGGAGGTGGGGCCCGGAAGCATCAAAATACTGGCGGTGGATACCGGACCGGGGATACCGGACATCAACAAGGCAATGACAGAGGGATTTTCCACCGCCTCCGACAAAATAAGGGAAATGGGCTTCGGCGCGGGCATGGGACTCCCCAACATAAAACGCAATTCCGATAACTTTGAACTCACCTCCGAGGTGGGAAAGGGAACAACCCTGAAATCCGAGATTCTGCTGCAAAAAACCTGAAAATAAAATCTGAAGAAAAACAGGCCTGTTTTCGAACAGGAGAAGGAGGGTTGAACCTTGTCCCTGGGCATAGCGGTACGACACAGCGCCTGCAGGCGCTGCACGAAATGCATCAGAAGCTGCCCCACCCGGGCAATGAGAATTTTTCAGGGTATGGTTCGCGTCGACGACGAGCTCTGCATGGGCTGCGGAGAGTGCATCCGGGTCTGTCCCTGGAAGGCCATTGAGGTCCGGCAGGACAGTTGGGATACCATTCGAAAAAACCAGAATCTCCTGCTGACGGCTGACCCTTCCTTTTACGTACAAACGGGTTCCAGCGGCAGGACAGGGGCTCTGCAGGATTCCCTCACGCGTCTGGGGTTCGAGGATATTTCCGACTACATTTCCACCGCCTACGACCTAGCCGCTCTGGCAATCGGGCGTCAGATCAACGAACGCAAACCAGAGGAGCTTCCTCTCATATCCACCTACTGCCCCGCCGTCCTGCGCCTGATTCAGCTCAACCATCCGGAGCTGATCCGCCACCTCGTCGGGGTGGAGTCCCCGCTGGAGATCGGCATCGACTACTGGCGGAACACCACGGGCCGCGGGGAAAGCGTCGCCCTCATCGCGCCCTGCCCCGCCATGTCCCAGCTCCAGAGTCTCCCCGCGGGACGGGTAAAAAGCAACTTCGACCACGTGGTCATCATACGCCAGGTGATACGAACCCTGATCAGCGAGGGCATGGCGGGCAATGAGCTGCCCCGGTCCTTCGAACGCCACGGACGCTGGCTGATGTGGGCCCTGCACGGCGGAGAGACCCGACACATCGCCGCCACGATGGGACGCCCTCTGACCTCCATCGTCGCCACGGGAATCCGCAACGTGCAGGACCTGCTGAACGAACTGGAGCTGGGACGGCTGGGCTGCGTGGAATACCTGGAATGCCGCATGTGCGACCAGGGGTGCCTGGGCGGCGTGGCTACCTCCGAATCCCGGTTTATGTCCCTGGTGCGCCTGCAGAACCTGAACATCAACTGGACCCTGAACAAAGAAGAGCGGGAACGGCTTCTGGAGCTCTACGCCACCGACCTGTGGCGTTTCAGCGCCCCCATACAGGCGCTGGAACAGAAATCTCTGTCCGGAGACATCCAGGAGGCCATGACGCGCCTCAGGAAAATGAACGAAATTTACACGACCCTGCCGGGAATCGACTGCGGGTCCTGCGGACATCCTTCCTGCCGGGCCATGGCCGAGGATTTGGCCCGGGGCGAGGGCGAAATCACAAACTGCATTTTCAAGCTCAAGGAACGCATCACCGACCTGAGCACGCAAATTTTCGAACTCTGCGGCAAAAATCCGGAGACTCCCACGTCTCTCAGAGAGCATGAAATCGACGGCAGAGAGGGGGTACAGGAATGAAAACCACAGGAGAACTCTGCAGCGCCCTCGCGCTGAACGTGATTTGTCCGGGGGACCCCGCGCGCCCCATTGAGAACGTGATCGTGGGCGACCTCCTCAGCCACATTCTGGGGGAGGCCAGAGAGAACTGGGCCTGGGTGACGATTCAGGTCCACCTGAACGTCGCCGCCGTGGCCGTGCTGAAGGAGCTGCCGCTGGTGATCCTGGCCTCGAACCGCGCCCCTCAGGAGGACCTGACTGCCAAATGCGCCGAGGAAAACATCGCTCTCGCCACCACCCCTCTCGGCGCTTACGAGCTATGCTGCCGGCTGGGGGCACTGGGCGTAGGCAATGCCGGAAACTCCTGAACTTTCCCGCTTCCTGGTCGATCTCCACCTGCATACCGTCCTGTCCCCCTGCGCCGATTTGGGCATGGGCGCCCCTGAAATCATCGCCCGCTGCCGCGAGGAGGACATCAGCCTCATCGCGGTGACGGACCACAACCACACGGGAAACTTCGCCGCCCTGCGAGACGCGGCCCTTGAGGGCGGCCGAGGCCCTGTGGTGCTCCCCGGCATGGAGATTCAGAGCATGGAGGACATCCACATCGTCACCCTCTTCAGAAGCGAAGAAGAAGCAAAGACCTTCAAGGACTGGCTGTGGCTGCGTATGCCGCCCATACCCAACCAGGAGGAGATTTTCGGCTGGCAGCTCGTCATCGACGCTCGAAACGACGTTCTGGAACAGGAACCGATTCTGCTGATTCAGGGGGCGCAGTACACGATCGATGAGATTGCCGCCCGAGCCCTTGCCGCCGGCGCCATTGTCATCCCCGCCCACCTCGACCGCCCCTCCTTCTCCTACGAGGCCGTCCTGGGGCAGCTCCCCGAAACCTTCCCCTGCTCCGCCGTCGAGCTTTCCCCTCACGTCTCCCACGCCGCCCTGGAGGGCTGGAAGAAACGCTGCGCCGGACGCACCCTCGTGCGGTCGTCCGACGCCCATCGAATCGAAGAAATCTCCCGCAGCCGCTGCACCCCCATGCTTCTCGCCGAGCCCTCCTTCAATGAGCTGAAACTCGCCCTTGCGGGTGAACAGGGGCGCAAAGTGCTGTTTCCCTGAAGTTCCGGGACGTTTGCTCCCTCGGCCGCTTCCTCGCTCAGGGGTTATTTTTTTCTCTGCTTTATGTTTGACAAACCATACTTTATACAGTACCATATGCCCTGATTCAAACGTGGTAATCCATAAGAATAATCTGTATAAAAAGATGGAGGGACCGATGTGAAAAAATTTTGGATTTCAGTTTTGTGCGTGTTGTGCATTTTGAGTTTGTTCCCTCAAAAATCTCCCGCGGCGACGAACCCCTTCATTGACGTTCCGTCGGGACACTGGGCCTATGACGCCATCGGGACTCTGGCGGCCCGAGGGATCCTGTCCGGCTACCCGGACGGCACGTACAGGGGGAAGCAGCCGACGACCCGCTACGAGATGGCCTCCGCGATTGCCCGCGCGCTGGCTGTCGTGGACATGACGAAGGCCTCCCGGCAGGACGCGGAGACGCTCAAAAAACTCGTGGTGGAGTTTAAGGACGAGCTGGACGCCCTGGGGGTGAAGGTGGATACCTTCGACGGACGTCTGAAGAAAATCGAAGACCGGCTGGGCGGATGGAAAATCAGCGGAGAACTGCGCCTGGACATCGAGGACTGGGACAGTGAAGAGGGCGACGGCAACTCGTTCCTCAGCCTCTCCCGACTGGAGCTGCATCGATGGTTCGGCGAGGACGAGGGCCTTTACTTCTACGCCCGGCTGGAGGACGGCGGGGACGGGAAGGACAAGACGATCACCTTCGACAAGCTCTACGTCGAAACCCCCTTCGTCTGGGACTCCACTCTGACCGTGGGGCGCTTCGACCGCGACTTCGAAGGCGACTATCGCTTCCAGACCGGCGGGATGACCGACATCGCCAACGAGGCCTGGCTGACCGACCGCACGGTGGACGGGATCGGCTTCGACAAATCCTTCGCTCTGGGGTCCGTGGGCTTTTACGTGGCGCGGCCCGACGACATTCCGGCCTGGACCGCGGACGACGCCTTCAACGTCTGGGAGGTGATCGCCCTGGGGCAGTTCCAGTTTACGGAGCAGATCGGCTTCGACGTCGGCGCTCAGGCCTTCTTCGGCGACGATTCGTCTGTCGTCCCCTT
Above is a window of Synergistaceae bacterium DNA encoding:
- a CDS encoding S-layer homology domain-containing protein is translated as MKKFWISVLCVLCILSLFPQKSPAATNPFIDVPSGHWAYDAIGTLAARGILSGYPDGTYRGKQPTTRYEMASAIARALAVVDMTKASRQDAETLKKLVVEFKDELDALGVKVDTFDGRLKKIEDRLGGWKISGELRLDIEDWDSEEGDGNSFLSLSRLELHRWFGEDEGLYFYARLEDGGDGKDKTITFDKLYVETPFVWDSTLTVGRFDRDFEGDYRFQTGGMTDIANEAWLTDRTVDGIGFDKSFALGSVGFYVARPDDIPAWTADDAFNVWEVIALGQFQFTEQIGFDVGAQAFFGDDSSVVPFESHERKVDNLWTLFAGLRYNFRPEIALRGIYYHQDSSFEENSSGAWKDVNTDSAGAWKAIVSVGQEALKFTSLWLEYGKLEEGFYLPYGNIALTLVDDDRWNTRDGGAGFVGNDTTIWRVGAIQQWNDQWRTWLYAAGHTLDSGGESASGRSADAKLLQWGVGFEYQYNPAVAFGLGYINADWNDDAERSGYTDDHRIQFRTSVVF